A genome region from Rhizophagus irregularis chromosome 14, complete sequence includes the following:
- a CDS encoding uncharacterized protein (SECRETED:cutsite_LVA-LN; SECRETED:prob_0.2867); SECRETED:SignalP(1-20): MAFWKVAALATFVIITALVALNNNNNNGNYYHNGAFYNNDDDDDDNDNDDSYDDDDSYNDDDDDDFYDDFYDDFYDNDDSYDDDSSDDNDSYDDDSFDYNDSYDDDNYDIGYVDDYDDFFYK, encoded by the coding sequence atggcaTTTTGGAAAGTTGCAGCACTTGCaacatttgtaataataacGGCGTTAGTTGCTcttaacaataacaataataatggcAATTATTACCACAATGGTgccttttataataatgatgatgatgatgatgacaatGACAATGATGATtcttatgatgatgatgattcttataatgatgatgatgatgatgatttttatgatgatttttatgatgatttttatgataatgatGACTCTTATGATGATGATTCTTCTGATGATAATGACTCTTATGATGATGATTCttttgattataatgattcttatgatgatgataattatgatattgGTTATGttgatgattatgatgattttttttataaatga